In Cumulibacter manganitolerans, the following proteins share a genomic window:
- a CDS encoding PDDEXK family nuclease, with protein MELPRALLAHLGDHYGLITRSEAFALGCTRKELDRAVATGGLRNLWRGILTSAPAPVTAGGRNLELARAIAIAYDEALAISHESALLAHDLPTYGTDLARARLVRCNGGDSLRTAEVQICRSRPRLSPVLINGARVVPAAVGIVQVACEIGVDAGLVAADAAAHRGLIVVDDVVAASRAIGRCPGAARARGLADLIEPATESPGETLTRLIAHRGGVRLEPQAPITDRRGKVIARVDFLLAAERRIVEFDGKVKYGSSGDLYAEKQREDRLRALGYEVVRVVWGDLARPSEVLRRIERGNVPPAE; from the coding sequence ATGGAGCTGCCGCGCGCCCTGCTGGCCCACCTCGGAGACCACTACGGGCTGATCACCCGCTCCGAGGCGTTCGCCCTCGGGTGCACCCGGAAGGAGCTCGATCGCGCGGTCGCGACCGGCGGTCTGCGGAACCTGTGGCGCGGGATCCTGACCAGCGCTCCTGCGCCGGTCACCGCAGGCGGCCGAAATCTGGAGCTGGCCCGCGCCATCGCGATCGCGTACGACGAGGCGCTCGCCATCAGCCACGAGTCGGCATTGCTCGCCCACGACCTGCCGACGTACGGCACGGATCTGGCCCGAGCGCGGCTGGTGCGCTGCAACGGAGGCGATTCCCTCCGGACGGCGGAGGTCCAGATCTGTCGGTCGCGGCCGAGGCTGTCACCTGTGCTGATCAACGGAGCCCGGGTGGTACCCGCGGCCGTGGGAATCGTCCAGGTGGCGTGCGAGATCGGGGTGGACGCCGGGCTTGTCGCCGCGGACGCGGCCGCGCACCGTGGGTTGATTGTCGTGGATGACGTGGTGGCCGCCAGTCGTGCGATCGGGCGGTGCCCGGGCGCCGCGCGCGCTCGGGGGCTCGCCGACCTCATCGAGCCGGCGACCGAGTCGCCAGGAGAGACGCTTACGCGGCTGATCGCGCACCGCGGCGGCGTCCGCCTCGAGCCGCAGGCGCCGATCACGGACCGGCGAGGCAAGGTGATCGCCAGGGTCGACTTCCTGCTCGCGGCGGAGCGACGGATCGTGGAGTTCGACGGGAAGGTGAAGTACGGCAGCAGCGGTGACCTGTATGCCGAGAAACAACGCGAGGACCGGCTGCGTGCGCTCGGCTACGAGGTGGTGCGGGTGGTGTGGGGCGATCTGGCCCGGCCGTCGGAGGTGCTGCGTCGGATCGAGCGGGGTAATGTCCCGCCGGCGGAGTGA